A region of Streptomyces deccanensis DNA encodes the following proteins:
- a CDS encoding P-loop NTPase fold protein produces the protein MWSDNETDLDLLGFDFLVDEMVVALTQQRLLPLTLGVLGGWGSGKSSLLRIVSKELSTISSDEAGHFVVVPFSPWQYEGYEDIKGALMEAVLTRLQQEADEGSAEAVEAGRLRRVARSLRRPVQMLVGAALPAGAAMAAGALDPGLADVASTIAQSAVGGDVPGPGACRGERGREPHSRGPGGVPAGVRQLGGFVGAGSGGDRVDR, from the coding sequence GTGTGGTCGGATAACGAGACGGATCTGGACCTTCTCGGGTTTGACTTCCTCGTTGACGAGATGGTCGTTGCTCTGACACAGCAGCGGCTCCTGCCTCTGACGCTGGGTGTGCTCGGTGGTTGGGGTTCAGGCAAGAGCAGCCTGCTGAGGATCGTCTCGAAGGAACTGTCGACCATTTCATCCGACGAGGCCGGACATTTCGTCGTGGTCCCGTTCAGCCCGTGGCAGTACGAAGGCTATGAGGACATCAAGGGCGCGCTCATGGAGGCAGTGCTGACGCGCCTGCAGCAAGAAGCCGATGAGGGCAGCGCCGAGGCTGTGGAGGCGGGCCGACTCAGACGAGTGGCCCGGAGCCTGCGGCGGCCGGTACAGATGCTGGTCGGAGCGGCACTGCCCGCCGGCGCGGCCATGGCTGCCGGCGCGCTCGATCCCGGTTTGGCTGACGTGGCCTCCACCATCGCCCAGAGCGCTGTCGGGGGGGACGTACCCGGACCAGGAGCCTGTCGGGGAGAGCGCGGAAGAGAACCGCACTCCCGCGGACCCGGGGGCGTTCCGGCAGGAGTTCGCCAGCTTGGTGGGTTCGTTGGAGCAGGTTCGGGCGGTGATCGTGTTGATCGATGA
- a CDS encoding P-loop NTPase fold protein, with amino-acid sequence MIVLIDDLDRCLPHTVVDTFEAIRLFLNVEKSAFVIAAHPEVVQAAIDRRYPGLGRPGTSGLGAEYLEKMLQVKISIPVLSAPEAETYMHLLLAQLHLEREQFERVCEAVDLRRRESALGVALNAGIASATLGAGMPTRLYEDMTWAAAISPVLGSTLRGNPRQIKRFLNTLTLRLASAERRGTRLDAAVLAKLMVLEEQYLTDFRNLFDWQVQALGSGGNGHLQAAELSVVR; translated from the coding sequence GTGATCGTGTTGATCGATGACCTGGACCGGTGCCTGCCACATACGGTCGTTGACACCTTTGAGGCGATCCGTCTCTTCCTCAACGTGGAGAAAAGCGCGTTCGTGATCGCTGCCCACCCCGAGGTCGTGCAGGCCGCCATCGACCGACGCTACCCGGGCCTCGGCCGCCCCGGAACGTCTGGTCTGGGCGCGGAGTATCTGGAGAAGATGCTCCAGGTCAAGATCAGCATTCCGGTGTTGTCCGCGCCCGAAGCCGAGACATACATGCATTTGCTGCTGGCGCAACTGCACCTTGAGCGGGAGCAGTTCGAGAGGGTGTGCGAAGCAGTTGACCTGCGCAGGCGCGAAAGCGCCCTTGGGGTTGCTCTGAATGCGGGCATCGCATCTGCCACGCTCGGCGCTGGCATGCCGACGCGGTTGTACGAGGACATGACGTGGGCGGCGGCGATCTCCCCGGTGCTCGGCAGTACGTTGCGTGGCAATCCTCGGCAGATCAAGCGGTTTCTGAACACGCTGACCCTGCGCCTGGCGAGCGCCGAACGCCGGGGCACGAGGCTGGACGCGGCGGTCCTGGCCAAGCTCATGGTGCTGGAAGAGCAGTACTTGACCGACTTCCGGAATCTGTTCGACTGGCAGGTCCAGGCACTGGGATCGGGCGGGAACGGACATCTCCAAGCCGCCGAACTGTCGGTGGTCAGATAA
- the istB gene encoding IS21-like element helper ATPase IstB: MSVMTTALRDSLKTLRLSGMLETLDARLTQAQKGELGHLDFLQVLCHDEITRRESVALERRLRKAKFEQQATLEGFDFNASPKLPAAQIRDLAALRWLHSGESVILFGPVGVGKTHVAQALGHQAVRQGANVRFAKTSRILAELAGDHADRTWDRRMRELIRPDLLILDDFAMRQLTASQADDLYELVSERQGRSLIITSNRAPSDWYPLFPNPVVAESLLDRLINSSHQVIMNGPSYRPNKRPRTRRSTNPRPLASCPDARPDLPPLRGITPPDLPMVGGRS, translated from the coding sequence ATGAGCGTGATGACCACCGCCCTGCGCGACTCCCTCAAGACCCTGCGGCTGTCCGGGATGCTCGAGACCCTCGACGCCCGCCTCACCCAGGCTCAGAAGGGCGAACTCGGACACCTCGACTTCCTCCAGGTCCTCTGCCACGACGAGATCACCCGCCGCGAGAGCGTCGCGCTCGAACGCCGCCTACGCAAGGCCAAGTTCGAGCAGCAGGCCACCCTGGAGGGCTTCGATTTCAATGCCTCACCGAAGCTGCCCGCCGCCCAGATCCGCGATCTCGCGGCCCTGCGCTGGCTCCACTCCGGCGAGTCCGTGATTTTGTTCGGCCCCGTCGGGGTCGGAAAGACACACGTCGCCCAGGCCCTCGGTCACCAGGCCGTCCGTCAGGGCGCCAACGTCCGCTTTGCCAAGACCAGCCGGATCCTGGCCGAACTTGCCGGCGACCACGCGGACCGCACCTGGGACAGGCGCATGCGCGAACTCATCCGCCCCGACCTGCTCATCCTCGACGACTTCGCCATGCGCCAGCTAACCGCGTCCCAGGCCGACGACCTCTACGAACTCGTCTCCGAACGACAGGGCCGGTCCCTGATCATCACCAGCAACAGGGCACCCAGCGACTGGTATCCCCTCTTCCCCAACCCCGTCGTCGCCGAGTCCCTCCTCGACCGGCTGATCAACTCCAGCCACCAGGTCATCATGAACGGACCCAGCTACCGACCCAACAAGCGGCCCAGGACGAGAAGATCGACAAACCCCCGGCCCCTAGCCAGCTGCCCGGATGCGCGTCCCGATCTCCCGCCACTGCGGGGGATCACGCCACCTGACCTGCCTATGGTCGGCGGGCGATCGTAA
- a CDS encoding class I SAM-dependent methyltransferase yields MYSDADAAALYDLLNPWDPEPSSADAFYAELVMAAGSVLDVGCGTGSMLHWSREHGHVGRLVGLDPAPAALARARRRATIEWIDGMAADAKWEADFDLATMTGHAFQFLVTDDDVRASLGAIRAALREGGRFAFETRHPQARAWEAWNPSNAADITDAAGRILRVWHEVEAVADGVVTFTGTTADPDGTVLRVDRASLRFLDVLALDEFLAEAGFEIEARYGDWQRGPVTPASREIITIARRP; encoded by the coding sequence GTGTACTCAGACGCTGACGCTGCCGCGTTGTATGACTTGCTGAACCCGTGGGACCCGGAGCCATCGTCCGCCGACGCGTTCTATGCCGAGTTGGTGATGGCCGCGGGCTCAGTGCTGGACGTCGGCTGCGGCACCGGCTCGATGCTGCACTGGTCGCGCGAGCACGGTCATGTCGGGCGTCTCGTGGGCCTTGATCCGGCCCCCGCTGCCCTCGCCCGCGCCCGGCGTCGTGCCACCATCGAGTGGATCGACGGCATGGCGGCTGACGCGAAGTGGGAAGCCGATTTCGACCTCGCGACGATGACCGGCCACGCGTTCCAGTTCCTGGTCACCGACGACGACGTCCGTGCTTCGCTCGGCGCGATCCGTGCCGCACTGCGTGAGGGCGGCAGGTTCGCTTTCGAGACCCGCCATCCGCAGGCGCGTGCCTGGGAAGCATGGAATCCGTCGAACGCAGCGGACATCACCGACGCGGCCGGCCGGATCCTGCGTGTGTGGCACGAGGTCGAAGCCGTCGCCGACGGCGTGGTCACGTTCACCGGGACGACGGCTGATCCTGATGGCACCGTGCTGCGTGTCGACCGCGCCAGCCTGCGCTTTCTGGATGTGCTGGCACTCGACGAGTTCCTGGCCGAGGCGGGATTCGAGATCGAGGCCCGTTATGGCGACTGGCAGCGAGGACCCGTCACCCCGGCGAGCCGGGAGATCATTACGATCGCCCGCCGACCATAG